In the genome of Apodemus sylvaticus chromosome 2, mApoSyl1.1, whole genome shotgun sequence, one region contains:
- the LOC127678056 gene encoding LOW QUALITY PROTEIN: uncharacterized protein LOC127678056 (The sequence of the model RefSeq protein was modified relative to this genomic sequence to represent the inferred CDS: inserted 4 bases in 3 codons; deleted 1 base in 1 codon; substituted 1 base at 1 genomic stop codon) — MKDSPCHVPNGIITRRKVGNDCPITVGLLWRVSEVPQEGPQIWLRVTLQVEGTPIRFLIDTGAEYSVLKTPLDKVKNEKTLVIGAMGQKPYPWTTSRKVDLGKNVVTHSFLVIPECPIPLLGRDLLTKLKAQITFTPSGPELSXGAAPPQALGLSLQLGEYRIYQKKTATSEGLKDWLTRFPLAWAEAGGMGMAKQAPPVVVELKSGATPIRIQQYPMRKEAREGIRPHIDRLIQEGILVPCQSAWNTPLLPVKKPGTGDYRPVQDLREVNTRIQDIHPTVPNPYNLLSTLPPERVWYTVLDLKDAFFCLRLHPNSQPLFAFEWRDPESGRTGQLTWTRLPQGFKNFPTLFDEALHRDLAPFRASNPYASLLQFIDDLLLATETLEECERGTQNLLAEXSELGYRVSAKKAQLCQTEVTYLGYTLKNGQRWLTEARKQTVTQIPPPTTSGQVREFLGTAGFCRLWIPGFATLAAPLYPLTREKGEFIWTKEHQLAFETLKKALLQAPALALPDLKKPFTLYIDERNGVARRVLTQTLGPWKRPVAYLSKKLDPVASGWPSCLRAIAATAVLVKDADKPTMGQNVTIVAPHALKSIIQQPPDRWMTNARMTHYQSLLLTEQVTFAPPAILNPATLLPEADEAPVHRCGYILAEEAGXRSDLTDQPWPGAMTWFTDGSSFVVEGKHRAGAAVVDGKSVIWASTLPEGTSAQKAELIALTQALRLAEGKAVNIYTDSRYAFATAHIHGEIYRQRGLLTSAGKVFKNKEEILSLLEAVHLPHRVAVIHCPVHQKGTGKVENGNQMADQVAKDAAQGPQILTIRASSLPAEETLEKQTLTREEGLEYLTNIHRLTHKGXKKMIKLVGKSPYHIPQLQKMIEDLVKNCQACALTNAVPNKTHSGKRLRGDRPGTYWEVDFTEVKPARYGNKYLLVFIDTFSGWVEAFPTKREKANVVVKKILEEIFPRFGIPKVIGSDNGPAFIAQVSQGLAKQLGINWKLHCAYRPQSSGQVERMNRTLKETLTKLALETDGNNWAVLLPYALFRVRNTPGASGLTPFELIFGAPPPPPPPIHLTTESGACPDAFPLPLEIVRKEIWEQLKETYADLQVLHQFEVGDTVLVRRHRAGNFESRWKGPYLVLLTTPTAVKVEGIPTWVHASHLKKAPPGTDQDEWTLEKTSNPLKLCLHHQSSTERRLQPSHTRDSANLGGIQ; from the exons ATGAAGGATTCCCCTTGTCACGTCCCCAATGGGATTATAACACGGCGCAAGGTAGGGAACGACTGTCCAATTACCGTCGGGCTCTTGTGGCGGGTCTCAGAGGTGCCTCAAGAAGGCCCACAAATTTGGCTAAG GGTAACCCTACAAGTGGAGGGGACTCCCATACGTTTCTTGATCGATACAGGTGCAGAATATTCAGTACTGAAAACTCCTTTGGATAAGGTCAAAAATGAAAAGACGCTGGTAATCGGGGCCATGGGACAGAAACCCTACCCATGGACCACCTCTCGGAAGGTAGACTTAGGGAAGAATGTAGTAACCCACTCATTTCTAGTCATTCCTGAGTGCCCTATACCCCTACTAGGAAGGGATTTGCTGACTAAATTAAAGGCACAAATAACTTTCACCCCTTCCGGACCAGAATTGTCCTAGGGAGCTGCACCTCCCCAGGCTCTAGGACTATCCTTGCAATTGGGAGAATACCGGATTTATCAGAAAAAGACTGCCACTTCTGAGGGGCTGAAAGACTGGCTCACCCGGTTTCCCCTGGCTTGGGCTGAAGCAGGAGGGATGGGAATGGCAAAACAGGCCCCTCCAGTAGTGGTAGAGCTCAAGTCTGGAGCCACCCCCATTAGGATCCAACAGTACCCTATGAGGAAGGAAGCTCGGGAAGGGATACGCCCTCACATTGACCGGCTAATCCAAGAGGGGATTCTGGTCCCCTGTCAATCCGCGTGGAACACTCCCCTCCTTCCAGTAAAGAAACCGGGAACGGGTGATTATCGTCCTGTGCAAGACCTTAGAGAGGTTAACACAAGGATACAGGACATACACCCCACTGTTCCAAACCCCTATAATCTGCTCAGCACGCTGCCGCCTGAACGAGTCTGGTATACGGTGTTAGATCTTAAAGATGCCTTCTTTTGTCTGAGATTGCACCCTAACAGTCAGCCCCTGTTCGCCTTTGAATGGCGGGATCCTGAGAGTGGCAGGACGGGACAGCTCACCTGGACAAGGTTACCCCAAGGGTTCAAAAATTTTCCCACCCTGTTTGATGAAGCCTTGCATCGGGACTTGGCTCCTTTTCGAGCCAGCAATCCATACGCGTCCCTTTTGCAATTCATAGATGATCTTCTCCTTGCGACAGAGACACTCGAGGAATGCGAGCGTGGAACACAGAATCTCCTGGCTG CTAGTGAGTTGGGGTACCGGGTCTCGGCTAAAAAGGCACAGCTGTGCCAGACTGAGGTGACCTATTTGGGATATACCCTGAAGAATGGACAGCGATGGCTCACGGAAGCCAGAAAACAGACAGTGACACAGATCCCGCCCCCAACCACCTCTGGCCAGGTAAGAGAATTCCTGGGAACAGCAGGGTTCTGCAGACTCTGGATCCCAGGGTTTGCCACCCTAGCGGCCCCTTTATACCCCTTGACAAGAGAAAAGGGGGAATTTATTTGGACCAAGGAACACCAATTGGCCTTTGAAACACTCAAAAAGGCGCTGCTGCAGGCCCCCGCTCTAGCACTACCTGACCTGAAGAAACCCTTTACCCTGTACATTGATGAGAGAAATGGAGTGGCAAGGCGGGTCCTCACCCAGACATTGGGACCTTGGAAGCGCCCTGTAGCCTACCTGTCAAAGAAATTAGACCCAGTAGCCAGTGGATGGCCCTCGTGCCTACGGGCAATAGCAGCTACTGCCGTGTTAGTGAAAGACGCTGATAAACCGACTATGGGCCAGAATGTGACTATAGTGGCTCCTCATGCCCTCAAGAGCATCATCCAGCAGCCCCCAGACCGCTGGATGACAAATGCCAGGATGACCCACTACCAGAGTTTATTGCTGACTGAGCAGGTGACCTTTGCTCCACCTGCTATTCTCAACCCTGCCACCTTACTGCCTGAAGCTGACGAAGCCCCTGTACATCGCTGCGGGTATATACTGGCTGAGGAAGCCG CCCGGTCAGACTTAACTGATCAACCCTGGCCTGGGGCAATGACTTGGTTTACCGATGGAAGTAGCTTCGTGGTAGAAGGTAAGCACAGGGCTGGAGCAGCGGTAGTGGATGGGAAGTCTGTCATATGGGCCAGTACCTTACCAGAAGGAACATCAGCCCAAAAAGCAGAGCTCATTGCCCTAACCCAGGCTTTGAGGCTGGCAGAAGGAAAAGCTGTCAATATCTACACTGACAGCCGATATGCCTTTGCAACTGCTCACATTCATGGGGAAATATACCGACAGCGCGGATTATTAACTTCCGCTGGaaaagtgtttaaaaataaagaagaaattctcAGTCTGCTAGAAGCTGTTCATTTGCCCCACAGGGTGGCAGTCATTCACTGTCCAGTACATCAGAAAGGGACTGGGAAAgtagaaaatggaaatcaaatgGCAGACCAGGTGGCAAAGGATGCAGCACAGGGACCACAAATATTGACAATTAGAGCCTCATCACTACCAGCCGAGGAGACCTTAGAAAAACAGACTCTCACAAGAGAAGAGGGGCTAGAATATTTGACTAACATACACCGTCTCACCcacaaggg gaaaaaaatgataaaactggTCGGTAAGTCCCCTTATCATATTCCGCAGCTTCAAAAGATGATAGAAGACCTAGTAAAGAATTGTCAAGCTTGTGCACTCACTAACGCAGTGCCGAATAAGACTCATAGTGGAAAACGTTTAAGGGGGGATAGACCAGGGACCTATTGGGAAGTTGATTTTACTGAGGTAAAACCAGCAAGATATGGAAATAAATACCTTCTAGTTTTTATAGACACTTTCTCAGGGTGGGTAGAAGCATTTCCCACCAAAAGAGAGAAGGCTAATGTGGTGGTCAAGAAGATACTTGAAGAAATCTTTCCCCGTTTTGGAATACCTAAGGTAATTGGGTCAGACAATGGGCCTGCCTTCATCGCCCAGGTAAGTCAGGGACTGGCCAAACAGCTGGGGATAAATTGGAAGTTGCATTGTGCCTatagaccccagagttcaggacaggtagaaaGGATGAATAGAACTCTAAaggagaccttaactaaattggcCTTAGAAACCGACGGAAACAACTGGGCAGTCCTTCTTCCCTACGCCCTATTTCGGGTTCGAAATACTCCTGGAGCTTCAGGGTTAACACCCTTTGAACTAATATTTGGcgcgcctccccccccccctccgcccaTTCACTTAACCACTGAAAGTGGAGCTTGCCCTGATgcgttccccctcccccttgagATCGTAAGAAAGGAAATCTGGGAACAACTGAAAGAAACCTATGCTGACTTGCAGGTGCTGCACCAATTCGAAGTGGGAGATACGGTCCTGGTGAGGAGACACCGAGCAGGGAACTTTGAATCTCGGTGGAAAGGACCCTACCTAGTACTGCTGACCACACCGACCGCTGTAAAGGTAGAAGGAATCCCCACCTGGGTCCACGCCTCACAT TTAAAAAAGGCTCCCCCAGGAACTGATCAAGATGAATGGACTCTGGAAAAGACTAGTAATCCTCTTAAGTTGTGTCTGCATCACCAGAGCAGCACTGAGCGGAGACTTCAACCCTCACACACCCGCGATTCGGCAAACTTGGGAGGTATTCAATGA